A part of Astatotilapia calliptera chromosome 15, fAstCal1.2, whole genome shotgun sequence genomic DNA contains:
- the LOC113007083 gene encoding angiopoietin-related protein 4-like: MKMPQLLILLVTILVHAAVGFPTDRRGREKQASWDDVNVVAHGLLQLGLGLKEHVDKAKVQMSDINTKLKTFNGTVAELERKQREQDEALKARSEGPEESQRLAELAEEVKKQTADLNSRMDWLQGALTERMLDSNDSGHSGVPVIQLLLAQDKRVDQLEEKLKLQQDKLEKQSLQLQALQNKISHKRVKAHRRKHEEMALRGEAQQIHTESGLTGDGDDLLLRGQRASRDRRSRREQLKKQAASFSTATERESNSLNAGHLKMTPPSPNH, translated from the exons ATGAAGATGCCTCAACTTCTCATCCTCCTCGTGACCATTTTGGTGCACGCAGCAGTTGGTTTCCCCACTGACAGGAGGGGCCGGGAGAAACAGGCCTCGTGGGACGATGTGAACGTGGTGGCCCACGGCCTCCTCCAGCTCGGCCTGGGGCTCAAGGAGCACGTGGACAAGGCCAAAGTCCAGATGAGCGACATCAACACCAAACTGAAGACCTTCAACGGCACGGTGGCCGAGCTGGAGAGGAAACAGCGGGAGCAAGATGAAGCTCTGAAGGCCAGAAGTGAGGGACCGGAGGAGAGTCAGAGGCTGGCGGAGCTGGCTGAGGAGGTGAAGAAGCAGACAGCGGATTTAAACTCCAGGATGGACTGGCTGCAGGGAGCGCTTACAGAAAGGATGCTGGACAGCAACGACAGCGGTCACTCAGGAGTCCCAGTGATCCAG ctgctgctggctcaggACAAACGCGTGGACCAGCTGGAGGAGAAACTCAAGCTGCAGCAAGACAAACTGGAGAAGCAGAGTCTGCAACTACAAGCACTGCAGAACAAG ATTTCGCATAAGAGAGTAAAGGCGCACAGGAGGAAACACGAAGAGATGGCACTGAGGGGCGAGGCTCAGCAGATCCACACAGAATCAG GTTTGACCGGAGACGGTGATGATCTCCTCCTACGTGGGCAGCGAgccagcagagacaggagaaGCAGGAGGGAGCAGCTCAAGAAGCAGGCGGCATCCTTCTCCACGGCCACAGAGCGAGAGAGCAACTCTCTGAACGCCGGTCATCTAAAAATGACACCGCCATCCCCAAACCATTAA
- the LOC113006487 gene encoding dipeptidyl peptidase 9-like isoform X1, with translation MHRVKRPKIEDKTEDGEVSVRAALAGMTGVDELSDSTEVVEMEDVNSTQFQVEKHTWDGLRKIIHNSRKNTGVVINKAPHDFQFIQKDESSPHSHRIYYLGMPYASRENALLYSDIPKKIRKDALLVLSWKPMLDHFQASPHHGGFSREEELLRERKRLGVSGITSYDYHRPSGLFLFQANSSLYYCRDGGNSSFITSPMNPTEITSQNSGTRMDPKICPGDPSFIGFINNNDIWVTSIETGEEKRLTFCHKGIDNPKEDPKSAGVATFVTQEEFDRFTGYWWCPAAQEEADGGKTLQILYEEVDESEVEIIHVPSPALEERKTDVYRYPHAGSKNPDITLKIAEIRTDSQGKIVSTQEKELPVPFTSLFPRAEYITRAGWTKDGRFAWAVMMDRRQQNLQLVLLPPELFIPAHQDEAKRQESLEALGDSVHPFIVYQETSDIWINVHDIFHPFIQTTEDEITFITVNESKTGFCHLYKITSVLQRGSHHWAKGYTRSEDDFKCPVKEEVMVTSGEWEVLANHGAKRSSSPQIWVDEAAKLVYFQGTKDSPLEHHLYVVSYDSPGEIVRLTKPGFSHSCSVSQTFDMFISHYSSLTTAPCVHIYKLNGSDSDPLHKEPQFWASMMESSAFPLDGTPPEIFSFTGKSGFELYGMLYKPEKLVPGRKHPTVVFVYGGPQVQLVNNSYKGVKYLRLSTLASLGYVVLVIDGRGSCQRGLKFEGAVKDRMGQVEIEDQVEGLHYIADKYKFVDLSRVAIHGWSYGGFLSLMGLIHRPDIFKVAIAGAPVTLWMAYDTGYTERYLDTPEKNQRGYEACSVALHVDKLPNEPNRLLILHGFLDENVHFFHTNFLVSQLIRAGKPYSLQVYPNERHSIRCPESGEHYEITLLHFLQQNL, from the exons ATGCACAGAGTAAAGAGGCCGAAAATTGAAGACAAAACAGAAGACGGCGAGGTAAG TGTGAGAGCAGCACTGGCAGGCATGACCGGGGTGGACGAGCTCTCAGACAGCACAGAGGTGGTGGAGATGGAGGACGTGAATTCCACCCAGTTCCAGGTGGAGAAACATACGTGGGACGGCCTGCGGAAGATCATCCACAACAGCCGCAAAAACACCGGCGTGGTTATCAACAAGGCACCGCACGACTTCCAGTTCATCCAGAAAGACGAGAGCAGCCCGCACTCTCACCGCATCTACTACCTTG GAATGCCTTACGCCAGCAGGGAAAATGCGTTACTCTACTCAGACATTCCCAAGAAGATCCGCAAAGATGCCCTGTTGGTTTTGTCTTGGAAACCAATGCTGGATCACTTTCAG GCCAGCCCTCACCACGGAGGCTTCTCTCGGGAAGAAGAGCTGCTGCGAGAGAGGAAGCGTTTGGGGGTGTCTGGCATCACCTCCTATGACTACCACCGACCCAGCGGCCTCTTCCTGTTCCAGGCCAACAGCAGCCTGTACTACTGCCGTGATGGTGGGAACAGCAGCTTCATT ACTTCTCCGATGAATCCCACAGAGATTACGAGCCAGAATTCAGGCACACGTATGGACCCCAAGATCTGCCCCGGTGACCCCAGCTTCATCGGGTTCATCAACAACAATGACATTTGGGTGACTAGTATTGAGACGGGGGAAGAGAAGAGACTCACCTTCTGCCACAAAG GTATCGATAACCCCAAAGAGGATCCTAAATCTGCCGGCGTAGCCACTTTTGTCACCCAGGAAGAGTTTGATCGCTTCACTGGATACTGGTGGTGTCCGGCTGCTCAAGAAG AGGCAGACGGCGGGAAAACTCTACAGATTCTCTACGAGGAGGTGGATGAGTCTGAGGTAGAGATCATCCACGTTCCGTCTCCGGCTTTGGAAGAGCGCAAGACAGATGTGTACAGATACCCACACGCAG gCAGCAAAAATCCTGATATCACCctcaaaatagcagaaatacgAACAGACAGTCAAGGCAAA aTTGTCAGCACACAGGAAAAGGAGCTACCTGTTCCCTTCACCAGCCTGTTCCCACGTGCAGAGTACATTACCAGAGCCGGATGGACTAAAGACGGGCGATT cgcGTGGGCGGTGATGATGGACCGACGGCAGCAGAATCTCCAGCTGGTCCTGCTGCCTCCTGAACTCTTCATCCCAGCGCATCAGGACGAAGCCAAAAGACAGGAGAGCCTGGAGGCCCTCGGAGACTCGGTCCACCCTTTCATCGTTTACCAAGAGACCAGCGACATCTGGATCAAT GTCCATGACATCTTCCATCCTTTCATCCAAACCACTGAGGACGAGATCACATTCATCACAGTAAACGAGTCCAAAACTGGCTTCTGCCACCTGTATAAGATCACCTCAGTGTTACAGCGGGGCAGCCATCACTGGGCCAAAGGCTACACGCGCTCTGAAG ATGATTTCAAGTGTCcagtcaaagaggaggtgatgGTGACCAGCGGGGAGTGGGAGGTGCTGGCCAATCATGGCGCAAAG CGTTCATCCAGCCCTCAGATTTGGGTGGATGAGGCAGCCAAGCTGGTTTACTTTCAGGGAACCAAAGACTCTCCTCTGGAGCATCACCTCTACGTGGTGAGCTACGACTCGCCGGGTGAAATCGTCCGACTCACCAAACCTGGCTTCtcccacagctgctctgtgagccAG ACCTTTGACATGTTTATCAGCCATTACAGCAGCCTGACCACTGCACCGTGTGTCCACATTTACAAGCTGAATGGCTCAGACAGCGACCCTCTGCACAAAGAGCCCCAGTTTTGGGCGAGCATGATGGAATCTTCTG CTTTCCCACTTGACGGCACACCTCCAGAGATCTTTAGCTTCACGGGCAAGTCGGGTTTCGAGCTGTACGGCATGCTGTACAAACCGGAGAAGCTAGTCCCCGGGAGGAAGCACCCCACCGTCGTCTTTGTCTATGGTGGTCCTCAG GTGCAATTAGTGAACAATTCTTATAAAGGGGTGAAGTACCTGCGGCTGAGCACGCTGGCCTCTTTGGGCTACGTTGTGCTTGTTATCGATGGGCGGGGTTCCTGCCAGCGAGGTCTCAAGTTTGAAGGAGCTGTGAAGGACAGAATG GGTCAGGTGGAGATTGAAGACCAGGTGGAGGGTTTGCACTACATCGCAGACAAGTACAAGTTTGTAGACCTGAGTCGCGTTGCCATCCACGGCTGGTCGTACGGCGGCTTCCTGTCCCTCATGGGCCTCATCCACAGACCCGACATCTTTAAg GTTGCTATCGCGGGCGCTCCGGTGACGTTGTGGATGGCCTATGACACCGGCTACACGGAGCGATATTTGGACACCCCCGAAAAAAACCAGAGGGGATACGAAGCTTGTTCTGTCGCTCTGCACGTCGACAAGCTTCCCAATGA GCCCAACAGGTTGCTGATCCTGCATGGATTCTTAGACGAGAACGTGCACTTTTTCCACACTAACTTCCTCGTGTCTCAACTCATCCGAGCAGGGAAACCGTACAGCCTGCAG GTTTACCCCAACGAACGACACAGCATCAGATGTCCAGAGTCTGGAGAGCATTATGAGATTACACTGCTGCACTTCCTCCAGCAGAACCTCTGA
- the LOC113006487 gene encoding dipeptidyl peptidase 9-like isoform X2, with protein sequence MTGVDELSDSTEVVEMEDVNSTQFQVEKHTWDGLRKIIHNSRKNTGVVINKAPHDFQFIQKDESSPHSHRIYYLGMPYASRENALLYSDIPKKIRKDALLVLSWKPMLDHFQASPHHGGFSREEELLRERKRLGVSGITSYDYHRPSGLFLFQANSSLYYCRDGGNSSFITSPMNPTEITSQNSGTRMDPKICPGDPSFIGFINNNDIWVTSIETGEEKRLTFCHKGIDNPKEDPKSAGVATFVTQEEFDRFTGYWWCPAAQEEADGGKTLQILYEEVDESEVEIIHVPSPALEERKTDVYRYPHAGSKNPDITLKIAEIRTDSQGKIVSTQEKELPVPFTSLFPRAEYITRAGWTKDGRFAWAVMMDRRQQNLQLVLLPPELFIPAHQDEAKRQESLEALGDSVHPFIVYQETSDIWINVHDIFHPFIQTTEDEITFITVNESKTGFCHLYKITSVLQRGSHHWAKGYTRSEDDFKCPVKEEVMVTSGEWEVLANHGAKRSSSPQIWVDEAAKLVYFQGTKDSPLEHHLYVVSYDSPGEIVRLTKPGFSHSCSVSQTFDMFISHYSSLTTAPCVHIYKLNGSDSDPLHKEPQFWASMMESSAFPLDGTPPEIFSFTGKSGFELYGMLYKPEKLVPGRKHPTVVFVYGGPQVQLVNNSYKGVKYLRLSTLASLGYVVLVIDGRGSCQRGLKFEGAVKDRMGQVEIEDQVEGLHYIADKYKFVDLSRVAIHGWSYGGFLSLMGLIHRPDIFKVAIAGAPVTLWMAYDTGYTERYLDTPEKNQRGYEACSVALHVDKLPNEPNRLLILHGFLDENVHFFHTNFLVSQLIRAGKPYSLQVYPNERHSIRCPESGEHYEITLLHFLQQNL encoded by the exons ATGACCGGGGTGGACGAGCTCTCAGACAGCACAGAGGTGGTGGAGATGGAGGACGTGAATTCCACCCAGTTCCAGGTGGAGAAACATACGTGGGACGGCCTGCGGAAGATCATCCACAACAGCCGCAAAAACACCGGCGTGGTTATCAACAAGGCACCGCACGACTTCCAGTTCATCCAGAAAGACGAGAGCAGCCCGCACTCTCACCGCATCTACTACCTTG GAATGCCTTACGCCAGCAGGGAAAATGCGTTACTCTACTCAGACATTCCCAAGAAGATCCGCAAAGATGCCCTGTTGGTTTTGTCTTGGAAACCAATGCTGGATCACTTTCAG GCCAGCCCTCACCACGGAGGCTTCTCTCGGGAAGAAGAGCTGCTGCGAGAGAGGAAGCGTTTGGGGGTGTCTGGCATCACCTCCTATGACTACCACCGACCCAGCGGCCTCTTCCTGTTCCAGGCCAACAGCAGCCTGTACTACTGCCGTGATGGTGGGAACAGCAGCTTCATT ACTTCTCCGATGAATCCCACAGAGATTACGAGCCAGAATTCAGGCACACGTATGGACCCCAAGATCTGCCCCGGTGACCCCAGCTTCATCGGGTTCATCAACAACAATGACATTTGGGTGACTAGTATTGAGACGGGGGAAGAGAAGAGACTCACCTTCTGCCACAAAG GTATCGATAACCCCAAAGAGGATCCTAAATCTGCCGGCGTAGCCACTTTTGTCACCCAGGAAGAGTTTGATCGCTTCACTGGATACTGGTGGTGTCCGGCTGCTCAAGAAG AGGCAGACGGCGGGAAAACTCTACAGATTCTCTACGAGGAGGTGGATGAGTCTGAGGTAGAGATCATCCACGTTCCGTCTCCGGCTTTGGAAGAGCGCAAGACAGATGTGTACAGATACCCACACGCAG gCAGCAAAAATCCTGATATCACCctcaaaatagcagaaatacgAACAGACAGTCAAGGCAAA aTTGTCAGCACACAGGAAAAGGAGCTACCTGTTCCCTTCACCAGCCTGTTCCCACGTGCAGAGTACATTACCAGAGCCGGATGGACTAAAGACGGGCGATT cgcGTGGGCGGTGATGATGGACCGACGGCAGCAGAATCTCCAGCTGGTCCTGCTGCCTCCTGAACTCTTCATCCCAGCGCATCAGGACGAAGCCAAAAGACAGGAGAGCCTGGAGGCCCTCGGAGACTCGGTCCACCCTTTCATCGTTTACCAAGAGACCAGCGACATCTGGATCAAT GTCCATGACATCTTCCATCCTTTCATCCAAACCACTGAGGACGAGATCACATTCATCACAGTAAACGAGTCCAAAACTGGCTTCTGCCACCTGTATAAGATCACCTCAGTGTTACAGCGGGGCAGCCATCACTGGGCCAAAGGCTACACGCGCTCTGAAG ATGATTTCAAGTGTCcagtcaaagaggaggtgatgGTGACCAGCGGGGAGTGGGAGGTGCTGGCCAATCATGGCGCAAAG CGTTCATCCAGCCCTCAGATTTGGGTGGATGAGGCAGCCAAGCTGGTTTACTTTCAGGGAACCAAAGACTCTCCTCTGGAGCATCACCTCTACGTGGTGAGCTACGACTCGCCGGGTGAAATCGTCCGACTCACCAAACCTGGCTTCtcccacagctgctctgtgagccAG ACCTTTGACATGTTTATCAGCCATTACAGCAGCCTGACCACTGCACCGTGTGTCCACATTTACAAGCTGAATGGCTCAGACAGCGACCCTCTGCACAAAGAGCCCCAGTTTTGGGCGAGCATGATGGAATCTTCTG CTTTCCCACTTGACGGCACACCTCCAGAGATCTTTAGCTTCACGGGCAAGTCGGGTTTCGAGCTGTACGGCATGCTGTACAAACCGGAGAAGCTAGTCCCCGGGAGGAAGCACCCCACCGTCGTCTTTGTCTATGGTGGTCCTCAG GTGCAATTAGTGAACAATTCTTATAAAGGGGTGAAGTACCTGCGGCTGAGCACGCTGGCCTCTTTGGGCTACGTTGTGCTTGTTATCGATGGGCGGGGTTCCTGCCAGCGAGGTCTCAAGTTTGAAGGAGCTGTGAAGGACAGAATG GGTCAGGTGGAGATTGAAGACCAGGTGGAGGGTTTGCACTACATCGCAGACAAGTACAAGTTTGTAGACCTGAGTCGCGTTGCCATCCACGGCTGGTCGTACGGCGGCTTCCTGTCCCTCATGGGCCTCATCCACAGACCCGACATCTTTAAg GTTGCTATCGCGGGCGCTCCGGTGACGTTGTGGATGGCCTATGACACCGGCTACACGGAGCGATATTTGGACACCCCCGAAAAAAACCAGAGGGGATACGAAGCTTGTTCTGTCGCTCTGCACGTCGACAAGCTTCCCAATGA GCCCAACAGGTTGCTGATCCTGCATGGATTCTTAGACGAGAACGTGCACTTTTTCCACACTAACTTCCTCGTGTCTCAACTCATCCGAGCAGGGAAACCGTACAGCCTGCAG GTTTACCCCAACGAACGACACAGCATCAGATGTCCAGAGTCTGGAGAGCATTATGAGATTACACTGCTGCACTTCCTCCAGCAGAACCTCTGA